From a single Arachnia propionica genomic region:
- a CDS encoding GNAT family N-acetyltransferase produces the protein MDATGDVVLRPPEPSDAEPLHLLFRDPEVMRWIGDGRVRNLAYYEDFVHHQRELFHTKGYCFHTLCVEGRVAGFAGLHDWNAEWGPTGSVELGYRLGKRYWGRGIAFDAARRVLSGVPHLPLTAMIAVGNTRSERLALRLGFVAAESYRIPGGGEARCHRRGAGTGS, from the coding sequence ATGGATGCCACCGGCGACGTGGTGCTGAGACCACCCGAACCCTCCGACGCCGAACCCCTGCACCTGCTTTTCCGGGACCCCGAGGTGATGCGTTGGATCGGGGATGGGCGGGTGCGGAATCTCGCGTACTACGAGGATTTCGTGCACCACCAACGCGAGTTGTTCCACACCAAGGGCTACTGCTTCCACACGTTGTGCGTCGAGGGCCGGGTAGCCGGCTTCGCGGGCCTTCACGACTGGAACGCGGAGTGGGGGCCGACGGGATCCGTCGAGCTCGGATACCGGCTCGGAAAGCGTTACTGGGGCCGGGGCATCGCATTCGACGCGGCGCGCAGGGTACTCTCGGGTGTCCCACATCTGCCGCTCACCGCGATGATCGCGGTCGGGAACACCCGATCCGAACGCTTGGCGCTGCGACTCGGATTCGTGGCCGCCGAATCCTATCGGATCCCGGGTGGCGGCGAGGCCCGCTGCCATCGTCGCGGGGCGGGTACCGGGTCGTGA
- a CDS encoding YajQ family cyclic di-GMP-binding protein — protein MAADSSFDVVSKVDRQEVDNALNQAAKEVSQRFDFKNTDSSIRWSGEAIEIESSGEERAKAVLDVFQSKLVKRGVSLKALDTGEPRISGKKWKITCTTKQGIKQEDAKKISKLVRDEGPKGVKVQIQGDELRVSSKSRDHLQEVQRLIKEADYDFAVQFVNYR, from the coding sequence ATGGCAGCGGACAGCTCTTTCGACGTCGTCAGCAAGGTTGATCGCCAAGAGGTAGACAACGCGCTGAACCAGGCCGCCAAGGAGGTGTCGCAGCGCTTCGATTTCAAGAACACCGACTCCTCCATCCGCTGGTCCGGGGAGGCCATCGAGATCGAGTCGAGCGGCGAGGAGCGCGCGAAGGCGGTGCTGGATGTGTTCCAGTCGAAGCTCGTCAAACGCGGGGTGTCGTTGAAGGCTCTCGACACCGGCGAACCCCGCATCTCCGGGAAGAAGTGGAAGATCACCTGCACCACCAAACAGGGCATCAAGCAGGAGGACGCGAAGAAAATCTCCAAACTGGTGCGCGACGAGGGTCCCAAAGGCGTGAAGGTGCAGATCCAAGGTGACGAGCTGCGAGTCAGCTCGAAGTCACGCGACCACCTCCAAGAGGTCCAGCGCCTCATCAAGGAGGCCGACTACGACTTCGCCGTCCAGTTCGTGAACTACCGCTGA
- a CDS encoding class I SAM-dependent methyltransferase, with translation MGEDFDERAATWDDDLERMARVRRVAAVMRSVVPLDGHPVTVELGSGTGMLARCLADVLGPTTLLDASPAMIEVASKALASERLEGWSAAVTDLAEGIPGGPYELALAQMFLHHVDDVPALLGALLRVMTPGGVVAIADLDHDAAKRYHATVVDFHGHHGFCRDELRGWLEKAGYRDVCFHDAGVVGKEVDGERQDFPMFLAVAKA, from the coding sequence ATGGGTGAAGATTTTGACGAACGGGCTGCCACCTGGGACGACGACCTGGAGCGGATGGCCAGGGTTCGAAGGGTCGCTGCAGTTATGCGTTCGGTGGTGCCCCTCGATGGACATCCGGTGACGGTTGAGCTGGGTTCCGGAACGGGAATGCTCGCCCGCTGCCTGGCCGACGTGCTTGGGCCCACCACCCTGCTGGACGCCTCACCTGCGATGATCGAGGTCGCGTCGAAGGCCTTGGCGTCCGAGAGGTTGGAGGGGTGGAGCGCCGCGGTGACCGACCTCGCCGAGGGGATCCCGGGTGGTCCCTACGAGCTGGCGCTGGCGCAGATGTTTCTCCACCATGTCGATGACGTGCCGGCCCTGCTGGGAGCGCTGCTTCGGGTGATGACCCCAGGCGGTGTGGTGGCGATCGCCGACCTCGACCACGACGCCGCGAAGCGCTACCACGCCACTGTCGTCGATTTCCACGGCCATCACGGCTTCTGCCGCGACGAGCTGCGTGGCTGGCTGGAGAAGGCGGGATACCGCGACGTCTGTTTCCACGACGCCGGGGTGGTCGGCAAGGAGGTTGACGGCGAGCGCCAGGACTTCCCGATGTTCCTGGCGGTCGCGAAAGCCTGA
- a CDS encoding DUF808 domain-containing protein translates to MAGGLAALLDDVAMIAKLTSVTSTKAMAVVIDDAAVTPRYVTGLSPARELPIIWRIAKGSLRNKAIILVVALALSQFIPWILTPILMLGGTYLCFEGAEKFWEALSGHHEEEPVADRGEQDENALVRGAVTTDFILSAEIMVISLNSLAEEGFWRRAITLVLVGILITLLVYGVVALIVKMDDVGLKLKEGTGAGRALGGFLVGAMQKLLAALSVIGIAAMLWVGGHILLDGAAKLGWGAPLGLVHGLAHATASVPVTGEVLEWVVETACSAALGLAVGAVIVAVVHLIPKRATEAAR, encoded by the coding sequence ATGGCCGGAGGCCTGGCCGCGCTGCTGGACGACGTGGCGATGATCGCAAAACTGACCAGCGTAACCAGCACCAAGGCAATGGCGGTGGTGATCGACGATGCCGCCGTCACTCCCCGTTACGTCACGGGCCTGAGCCCTGCCCGGGAACTGCCGATCATCTGGCGGATCGCGAAGGGATCGTTGCGGAACAAGGCGATCATCCTGGTGGTGGCGCTGGCTTTGAGCCAGTTCATTCCCTGGATCCTGACTCCGATTCTGATGCTCGGCGGCACCTATCTGTGTTTTGAGGGCGCCGAGAAGTTCTGGGAGGCGCTCTCTGGACATCATGAGGAGGAGCCGGTCGCGGATCGCGGCGAGCAGGACGAGAACGCCCTGGTGCGCGGTGCCGTCACCACCGATTTCATCCTGTCCGCGGAGATCATGGTGATTTCTTTGAATTCCCTCGCCGAGGAGGGTTTCTGGCGCCGTGCGATCACGTTGGTGCTGGTCGGGATCCTGATCACGCTGCTGGTCTACGGCGTGGTGGCGTTGATCGTGAAGATGGACGACGTCGGCCTGAAACTGAAGGAGGGCACGGGGGCGGGGCGTGCGCTCGGGGGTTTTCTGGTGGGTGCTATGCAGAAGTTGCTGGCCGCGCTGTCGGTGATCGGGATCGCCGCCATGCTGTGGGTCGGTGGCCACATCCTGCTCGATGGGGCCGCCAAGCTCGGGTGGGGTGCGCCCCTGGGACTGGTGCATGGTCTGGCCCATGCCACCGCCTCGGTGCCGGTGACCGGTGAGGTGCTCGAATGGGTGGTGGAGACCGCGTGCTCCGCTGCGCTTGGCCTCGCGGTCGGAGCGGTGATTGTCGCGGTGGTCCACCTGATCCCGAAGCGGGCCACCGAAGCTGCCCGGTAG
- a CDS encoding exodeoxyribonuclease III, translating to MRLISHNVNGIRAALRRGLHDLWRRERADVICLQEVRCRLKDLPGDAFAGHHVAWSIGELAGRNGVAVLTRDAPERVATLDGTAMVVAPDGTASESEVDRVGNRDLAAFAGEGRYVEVDLAGAPIRVASLYLPKGAVPEHHARKPEEADTPKYERKMKFMSGLARHLTQARRSAAQAGREYVIVGDFNIANTRHDLKNWRSNQRTDGFLPEERDWFTAQLGPRTLVDVVRAMHPNQDGPYSWWSWRGQAFANDAGWRIDYHLTTPRLARSAVRAESLRESDYDSRVSDHCPVAVDYDLTMLS from the coding sequence CTGCGCCTGATCTCCCACAACGTCAACGGCATCCGCGCCGCCCTGCGCCGAGGCCTGCACGATTTGTGGCGACGCGAGAGGGCCGATGTCATCTGCCTGCAAGAGGTGCGCTGCCGCCTCAAAGACCTGCCCGGCGACGCCTTCGCCGGCCACCACGTCGCGTGGTCCATCGGCGAGCTGGCGGGTCGCAACGGCGTGGCGGTCCTGACCCGTGATGCGCCGGAACGAGTCGCCACCCTCGACGGCACCGCGATGGTCGTCGCACCCGACGGCACAGCCAGCGAGTCGGAGGTGGACCGGGTGGGCAACCGTGACCTAGCTGCCTTCGCCGGCGAGGGCCGCTACGTGGAAGTGGATCTGGCCGGGGCGCCCATCCGTGTGGCCTCCCTCTACCTCCCCAAGGGCGCCGTTCCGGAACACCACGCCCGGAAACCCGAGGAAGCTGACACCCCGAAATACGAACGAAAGATGAAATTCATGTCCGGGCTGGCACGTCACTTGACTCAGGCCCGCAGATCCGCGGCGCAGGCCGGGCGCGAGTACGTGATCGTCGGTGACTTCAACATCGCCAACACCCGACATGACCTCAAGAACTGGCGTTCCAACCAGCGCACCGATGGTTTCCTGCCCGAGGAACGCGACTGGTTCACCGCTCAGCTCGGTCCCCGGACCCTCGTCGACGTGGTGCGTGCCATGCACCCGAACCAGGACGGCCCCTACTCGTGGTGGTCGTGGCGAGGCCAGGCGTTCGCGAACGACGCGGGCTGGCGCATCGACTACCACCTGACGACGCCGAGGCTGGCACGGTCGGCGGTTAGGGCGGAATCGCTGCGCGAGTCCGATTACGACTCCCGGGTCAGCGATCACTGCCCCGTCGCAGTCGACTACGACCTGACCATGCTCTCCTGA